caacgttgagatgcagcccaaaacgaggcccatcctccataatcaaatgcaaaaccttccccaccactaaagtgtccccaataatagtaccatcatccaaataccacgcctgaagacaaacctcaaaattatctctgattttagaaaccaagggttgtaggaccaaagcaaaaagcagcggaccaaggggatcaccctgttgcaccccctgagaagaccataatgtgtggttcccataatacaatctggctggattagagtagcaaaattcaacccaccgagaaaggctcggacaaaggcggcgaacttcacgtaacatgaccgtacgatcaacaagattgaaggcattttgaaaatcaactaataacatagagaggccaacatcagagccacgatcctcaatcagccgattcacagcatgaagaatagcctcaccacctgaagaaacaccaacaccaaactgaagaccatcgaagtaacttcccaaagactggccaaccatagcagcgccaaccttcgaaacaagacgtcgccaaacagtacccacagctataggacgaagaccaAAGTACTAAAAAAGCCCGTActaatgtttatttatttatttatttattttaaaaacaagatAAATCTTTATTTCTTTTTATTATAGTTAAATCTTTATTTTTTTACAGCACTACGGGATTACTTAAGGGACTTAACCATCTACACGTTCATCTCTCACAGTTGCATAACACGCTCCCAACTGCTGCCAAGAAGAAAATTCGGCCCAATCTGAGGGCATAGACGTTAAAACTCCACTCCTCCATTGCCTCCGCAACGCGATATGTGAAAGACAACCTTAGTGGAATTCAAGGATAGAGGGGCAACCctgtgtgcaatgttgcaccccacAGGAGTCGAACTttcgacctctcgctaagagagtcaGACTAGTActacatgagctacaacacaagttTATATTAATGTTTATTAGACCACCATTAACCATAACTGTGACGTTAAAGGAAAGTGATGTACTTTTTGTTGATGTGTCAAATTCACTAACTAAAGTTTTTTGAAAAGAGTGTCAAATTATTTACTGTAAATTACTCAAATTACAACACAGATCCCAACAATTAACTCACGTAAGCTTCCATTGTTTACAATACATCAAAAGTTTAgatttttgagttttaattgaataTGAAACAaatatatgatgataatgatgacgaACGTATGATGAAACAAAAGTTTAGGTTCATATCGGATTTGAAGATGCTATGCATCTTTCCGGTTGCCACTACAAGTATGTGAACCAATGGATATGTGAAATTTGTTGTATATGTATGTTAACAACAGAGGAAAAGGTTAACAATTATTCAAAcaactttaattaataataatacaaagaagtTTGTTCCCATAATATTTTTGGGTTCGAGAAAGAAAAATCTTTTGAATGATTTTCACTGAAAAATTAACTATACAGGGTTTAAAAATTTAATCTTGTGAAGTAATTAATAAGTTACCGATGCTATTATTATAAATGGTATGAAAACATGACCAAGGCTTGTGTCTAAAGTCTGATTTACTGCACATTTAGTAcaaactagttgttgaaccctcgcttcgcgtcgggggttcggttttcaattattttattgcgtttagtttgtaaaattatttcgtggctaaagaatgatgtcgttgaagcgcaactcgagtcgaactaaaagatataacccgtgaaagatttaaatgttattttaaattaacaatatatgtccatctccgcgtttagctatgtaattatcgacttttaaaaatttaacgcaaaatcaacgtgtatgaaaaatacCCAAATTttgtagcgtttttttaaaaaacgtccgttttgcatatagttagtgacattgtgttcctaaaattatttcgagtttaacgacggtgtcggaaaaatttaactcattgggagcgagaagatatgacccgttgaatatttgggtgtagtttatttaagattttttatgaaaatagttatttgacacttgaccccgtgtttggggggtcgattgaATATTTGGAAAAAGTGTGAGGGTCTTTGTTGGTGTAATGAAATTTGATTAGAATTTTTTAAAAAGAGTGAAATGACGAAAATGCCTCtagttactattcaccatttttttgtctattagataatataataatagtaattagatgATGATACTTATTCTGCTTATGATGGACAGATTATGAACAAATTAGATGATGATATTTATTTTGTTGGTTCTTAAGGATTGTGTTGGGCTGATACGGAGAATGCCTTAAAATGGTCGATTGGACATGATTTACTTTCTTATccaatacataaacacacctaccaGACCCGAAATCATTAACCCAATGGCCCCCTTTTTTATGTTATGGGTTTCGTTTGCCAGGCTCAATAAACTGGAAGAATTAACCGGAAGTAGTGAACAACCTAAATTGTTATGCTTTTATTTATTCCTTTTGTTGATCTATTGGTTATATTAGTTGTGTGATTTCTTGCTAGGTAATCGATCCCAACAAGTAACATATTTTAACCATTTCTCTAGTAAGATAGTTAATGCAAGTTGTTAAATTTAGTGATTTAACCAGAACAACATGAACGGGTCACAAGATATTCTTTTTTAGAACTCTAGAAATTGCACGAAAAAAACGACATTAACTAAAGGGTGTCTGTCTATACATTTTCTTGTATTTTTACAAAGCTTTCATCCATTGTAGCCGTCTTTCTTCCGCCTGAAATCAGTCTTCGGAttcgtaatgttttttttttaatatctcATAGAACATGAATCATTTGACTGATCTTCAATATTTGAAGTGCAGTGATCAAACCATCATAAAAGTTGTAAATTCACTCCTAAAAATTGCCTTACATGTTCATTTACTGAAAGGTAATTGCTTTTTCTCCACACTATTTCTCCACAACCGGTATCTTACTCCTAACTTATCATACGATACTGGCCAGTTCCACACATTCGCCCCATTAATCATCCGATCTTGTTGGCCTAGCACAAGCCTTAAATCCTCATTTAGAACCTGTATATATAACATTTTCATCACAAAGTTCAATAAAACAGCAACATACCAAGtctattcctttttttttttttttttttttttttttttttttaagtctattcctgtttatatattatatataatataaataataataataataataataataattactccgtattataattatatattataatatactcgCTCCATCCCGAAAAAAATGTCCCAAATGAAAAATGTTTAGTTTAAGATATATTGTTAAAATGTCTATTTTGTctttcaattaatattaatatgttatccGAATTAATTAGCTTCTTTAACAAAGTAAGTAGAAGAAGAAATTATGAGTAAATGTTTTACCGGCTTTCGTATATAAATAAATGTAGAATTGGAATTTCAGTTAATTTTTAGTGTTATTTTTGAGTAATGTCATTTATTTTgagacatatataaatattaaatagtaaCTAGGACTATTTTTTGGGACGGGAAGTAGTATATAATTATATCAACATAAAAGTATGATGGGAATAATGTTACCTTTTCTGCAAAATGCTCCCATAGGATATCCATGAAGGGAATGTGTTGCAGAACAGGAGCAAAATCAAGTGACATTCTGTACAAAAGTCTGGTCTTATGTCTTGATGATGGTAAACAAACATGTAACTGATGAAGATGAGTTGAACACTGCTTAGTGGTCTGGCCTTCCAGTTTTCCTGGTTTCGAAATCCCAATGGTCGATAAAACTATACAAGGCGGTTTAAACTCCATATCAATCGGATATGGATCCCAATATCCTTGAAGACCAGTTTCAGGAGTCAAAAACTTTACAAAACTGTAACAAAAAAGGACAAGTCAATACTTTAATGTTCAAGATTTTATATAAATGTGAAGAATGTGAGATGGAGACCTTGGAACACTCCACCCTTTTGCGAAAGTGGATGTGTGGGTAAAAGGCGCATGCGCAAGATCCAAAAGGTTGTCTAGAAGTAGTCCATGTTCTACGGGTAGTTCCATAACAATCTGCCGATTCCATCATGCATAACAACATGATATTCCGTATTTAATAGTACTTACAAAATTCCATCATGTCGAAAGTTATCGTCACTCCGTCCCAAAACGATTGTTcacaaaaataataattaatagtaattaaATAAGTTCTCAAACATTTGCCTTTAATGCAGTGTTTACCCCAAGGGGTAGGGGTGGCTTGCTGATTGAAACTTGAGAATCTCTAGTGGAAACGCAAATATAACGTCCATAGGCTACAACTTTGGGGCCATGTCTTTTCAAAAATGGCAGTGTTTCATGAAATTTCAAATTCTACTTTTGTTGTTTGTGATAGCATTTGACATGGGAAACTTGCAAGCTTTAGTATAAGAATAGAACTGAAAATTTTCAAATTCTACTTTTGTTGTTTGTGATAGCATTTGACATGGGAAACTTGCAAGCTTTAGTATAAGAATAGAACTGAAAATTCGTTCAATTAGAatttttaaagagtaaaagttttcCCAGTTCGTGCTACCAGGAGGGCGAGTAATCCTACCCCATACTCTGATGTATGCAGCCCAGCAGGATTACTCCATGACTGTTTCCAACCCTctgccaccactaaatattcgtcctagacgggattcgaacctgagacctcttgcaaggaactcatGGCCCCAACCACTTGGCTATCTACTGATAGTTTCATTCAATTAGAATGTGAACAGTTAATTTGGGACATTACGACATAAAAGACAAATAAATCGGGATGGGCATAGTATTTAATTATTACTAATAACGGAAATACATGTCGGAGATACCTCAGCATGTATCTGGAATCCGGGAGGTGGTTGTAGCGAAGGAATAGAGGGTGAAGGCGGTTCATTGCCAGGCCAAATCCATATCATTCGTTCTTTTTCAATGCACGGAAGCGATTTTATCTTCacgttaacaaattttgttgaaggcATTTTTTCACATGTACCATCTGTAGAGTACTCCCACCCTGATGTTCACAATAAGTTATATGATTCACTCTTAGTTAGTTATTCAACTAATTGAGAAGCCTATCTATAAACACTTTGTTCTTTTTGTTACAGTGTTACCATGATATGGACATTGCACTCGACCCTCGTTCACAGAGCCCAAGTCTAGAGGACACGATCTATGCGCACATGTGTTCTTTATACATCCTGGTTCACCATCTTTGCCACGAAATAACACCCATGGTTCTTCGAAGCAATCGATAGGTATCtataaaaataaatgaaaaattatccTACTAATAAAAAAGTAGTTCAAAAACAAAACTCTAATATTGTTCCATAATGAGTTAGGGACCCCGCGGCCCGCGCATTGCGGCAgggtaataatttttttttctttttttttgtttgtaaaatttgaaagaaaatagaaaaatgacAAAATAGCTGAGGTTAGCACATGGGTACCGTTCATTTTACTTTGTATTTTAGTAAggagtataataatataatatacagTAATATAATATGGCTTACCAATGTATCATGCTTTAAGTCATTGGTAAAAGCAACAGGGTACCAAAAGTTCTTCAAACGAGGATGATAAGGTTTAACCGGACCAGACACCCTTATACTTTTCCGTTCAGCTTTACTTTCGGCAGTTTCATAAGGCGCTGGGTCATTAGTACGTGCGGTATCTAATGTTTTCTTATCTAAAAGTTTGTCATTAACTAAGGTTTCCATGTATGCTAGCTTATCTAAAGCTGCACTAACCCTTGCTTCTGATATATGTACCTACATTTTTTGTTGATCATATACAAAAAAGTTAAATATACTTGAATAATTTGATGCATATTCATGTCATTTATTTAACTGTTTACATTTCATTAAGTCACCTGTTTATGTGCTTGTGCAAGCTCTTGTTGTAACTCTGCTAAATCTTTCTTCAATGTCCCAATGGATTTATACTCGCGAGCAAGCGGGTTTAAAacatctacaacctacaaataaacAGCCCAACTTACGAATGGTTGTAGAGTTAACGGAATTGTCCTATAAATATGGTTGTAAAGTCCTCGACTAGGCCGACTAATTCCTGACTAGTCGGGATTTTGATGTAGTCCAACTAGTCTTCGATTAGGCTGATTTATTCGAACAACTTTATCAAAAGTCTAATTTAGTCAATCGACGTCGGATTTAATAGTTGAAAGTCGAATTAATTCAGTGAAAATAAGTCAAAAACAGTCAAAGTCAGTCAAAAATTCAAAGTGAAAGTTGGTCAATGTCCGACTAGTACTAGCCCCCAACTTGACGCCGCCTAATCCCCGACTTGACCGATTAGTCACTACAAGGTCCGGATCAACTAGTGCCTGATTAGCGAATGTTACAACCTTGCTTATGAAGAATCACATTGGATCATATTTTTATTagattacatcatatatatatggtgCTAGCAATGCCTAACTTATGTGTTGTCAAACCAAAAGTGTACATTTTACATCAAAAAATCCTTAACCCTTTTCTGAAATATACATTTTAACTTCATATTTTTGAGTAGCTTCAAGCTAGCCTTCAACCCAAAGGTACATGCCACTAACAACAACCATCAATTCCTCTTACATAATACGGAGTattcaataataaataaataatgtttATATATTACCTTGTCATGAAGAAGCATAATTGTAAGTAAATCTTGTCTAGCTCTCCAATCACAATATTGTAGATCATATCTAGCCACCTCAAGTGCTTGATAAGCATCTAAAAACTTTCTATTACTTAAGGGACCTTTACTCCTTGGATCTTCAACATCAAACAAACTATTCCATAAGTTTTTCTTTTCATCAAATTCACCATTTTCATCACCACCATTGCCGAATGTCGAAAACACCACAAATCTTCTATTGAATGTTACTTTAGATCTTGTGGTGAATTTGAATGAAGGAGGTAAAGAAAATGGAAGAGACAGAGATGCAACAATGGCTGtcattataacgaccctcattttttccattctatatttttccaatattaaaagcccaaacaatataattaaaacttaatgattaaactttaatcaacaattgttaagtgttaagagttagaaaacatattaattaactttgtacaaaaattgacaagttaataaaagatgaaaataataaactgttagtcgacactcactgctaattaaaatttatgcatttatgtaatattataactaataacctataagtaataaataaaaagtgacatttatataaataataaaacaattgggaactaaatatatacaagtcatgaattagtaaaaagaaaataatacttatcatgtagtaaatgtaaaaataataataataataatagtaataataatgagactaaaaaaatcttacatccttatgttgactaaaaataaagtgtaaactagtacatccttatgttgactaattataaactagtaccacctattgttgactaaaaattataaaacaaaataaaatcattaattagaacatccttatgttgactaacactctaatacttgcactatataaacacctagtttctcattcacaaatcacaccaaaatcctctctcaaaaacaatctctccctctccctctcttgtggtattcggatcttcaagcttgttcttcgtgttcttcaagaatcttcaaggagttcttcaagattttcaaggctttgatcttccatcttcatcgtgttcatcttttctttgttaattatcttgaatcttcaaaggtataacataaaccctaaactatttacataaactttgatctttgataattcatattcatattataaacttgttattcataagtatatacataaacacacctagatttatatatacatatatacatgtaaaaaaaaaatatttatatatatatatatatatacatatatatacgaattatatatacatatacatattaaaaccttaaaccctaattacacctaaactaaaattcttaaaccctaattaattaaactctaaacatttatgaaaccctaggacattaattactaaaccctagttattaattactactttaattaactaaccctaattaatgaaaccctaatactacttatactagtacttaacatgtatacactattactattactagcacctataacctactaattatattgtagcacaaaaacattttgggatatgtattagagatgtatagatcttcgaactttcttgacgaatggtttctacgagattctaggcagagggtttggatttccgatttaaagggtcctatggctcaagcccctagatctaaattagccattcgaagggaaaggggtgattggaagcttatctaatacggcaagtatcctaaaatggaaacactcataaaagtagaaactctctagtcatagaaacttagtaaaataagaaactttctaaaaatagaaactttataaaaatagtaacttactaggaatagaaacttagtaaaacaaactatacttaaacacatacttaaacttaaacatgggcaaaacacttaactactcttaaatgtcaataggttgactttcctgctcactcgttcaactctctattccgaggaataactctctctacttactaaggtgaattcatagccccattctttattgctagcaaacttatttaacttatttggggtgagacacatgctgcttttactatttacaatttagacacaagtaccaactgctaaaactatgctatacccggctacttccgactaagtccctacagtgatatttttaagtgctgcggcatgcttatttattgggggtaggcctatcgggagtaacgtccccgatacatttgactcagtctttgtattacttgataatgaaatttaaaccgacaaggacatacacaacttgtcatggggcaaacttgaacgtttagtctaaatatcacgcactggcataacttttggatctgcgagatctactttttgatcctgcgggagatcaactttacaactaaatcttgtggtctaaaaacaacgataactacttttgttaaacctatgaacttcactcaacctttttggttgacactttagcatgttttgtctcaggtgctgtttgattcaagctttcttatctactacttatgtgatgctacttggacttaggatcaagagatatcgcatttattacttctgcatatgaacaattactttatcgttatttccattattgtaacgacatttcattttccgctgcgtactcaataaagttaaattttctcatttagtattgttctcgtattataatatgttggtttatttgatattagtaacgtttcttccagaccctattgggaggacgttacagattggtatcagagcataaccaggctgttatagagaaccaggattgcaattttatgtgtgccttacttgctagctagggtgccttagcaatctaggaaactataacctttcctgccttacacttaaagcacttaggattgccttataatcttaacaatcatgctttaccaaacttgacttaaagattctaatcaaagtctctttcctaatgtaggactacaccttttcttgaccatagtgcctttaattgttgcctttaactgttaaatgctacactatactttataaactttacttatcttagaatgacgagctaatctaagaactctgctcactttcctgagtactatccaattacaccaccgcatctaaatgcgacacaatgatttcagaaattcttgacattcataagtcatctatcatggttatgtgtattacatatgtattacatgaaatattatccatgattttgaaactcttataattgttactactcacacacaaacgtatataactccctgttatatcacgtacctatatgccttatgcctttatgcatcggtttatgaatcgaaaaatgtcattgggttatcacagtatacgaattgaaagtctttaatcaaaagattattagattacatacttatcactttatgatctcgacacgtcatactgccattattaaagtatagacacatcatatcttattatatcttatcgtatctatcccaatagattttgtctaacacttttcctaaattcccaccgtaaattacggaaatctttttgctatatacacgtattcgaggagacgaatatatcatccagtattcaacactaatctcatatcaaaaaccctaattccaaacacataatatggattcctcgaactcttcgagctccaatggcagcgtaaccggaatgaacgaaccaatcagccatcatctattttggatgaattggggatgggttcgtagcaaacttaatcaatggagacaagaagaaggtgatcccttccaccaaccgaattcacctcttggtgaagaacctgaagcacttactggcgaacccgttcagaacactattttcaccctcatttccaggatatccagtcacgaatatataatatctaaaattttagatcttattcatccacttgtccgaaccgccaatcatcccggaataatagaagaagtcaatgagcttcgtgctcgagtagtggctctggagaatatggtgcgaaacctacaaacaccagcagcagcaccagcatcataaccagtaccaccagtaccatcggcatcaccaccaacatcaccagcttcaccaacgacaacatccgcattccacgcctcaacatcacactcagtacctcaaacatcaacatcatacaccccatagataccaaggaatattagtaataatgagttaagatgtattgactcattcttcctgaagaattacatatgtatactttatatatatggattggaacaataataaatcttttcgtactaagctattacgtgtgaatctt
This genomic window from Rutidosis leptorrhynchoides isolate AG116_Rl617_1_P2 chromosome 2, CSIRO_AGI_Rlap_v1, whole genome shotgun sequence contains:
- the LOC139892207 gene encoding chlorophyllide a oxygenase, chloroplastic-like, which translates into the protein MTAIVASLSLPFSLPPSFKFTTRSKVTFNRRFVVFSTFGNGGDENGEFDEKKNLWNSLFDVEDPRSKGPLSNRKFLDAYQALEVARYDLQYCDWRARQDLLTIMLLHDKVVDVLNPLAREYKSIGTLKKDLAELQQELAQAHKQVHISEARVSAALDKLAYMETLVNDKLLDKKTLDTARTNDPAPYETAESKAERKSIRVSGPVKPYHPRLKNFWYPVAFTNDLKHDTLIPIDCFEEPWVLFRGKDGEPGCIKNTCAHRSCPLDLGSVNEGRVQCPYHGWEYSTDGTCEKMPSTKFVNVKIKSLPCIEKERMIWIWPGNEPPSPSIPSLQPPPGFQIHAEIVMELPVEHGLLLDNLLDLAHAPFTHTSTFAKGWSVPSFVKFLTPETGLQGYWDPYPIDMEFKPPCIVLSTIGISKPGKLEGQTTKQCSTHLHQLHVCLPSSRHKTRLLYRMSLDFAPVLQHIPFMDILWEHFAEKVLNEDLRLVLGQQDRMINGANVWNWPVSYDKLGVRYRLWRNSVEKKQLPFSK